A single genomic interval of Peribacillus sp. FSL H8-0477 harbors:
- a CDS encoding tyrosine-type recombinase/integrase: protein MEIVDFEKWLFAEGKAVKTTESYVGDVKGFQAYLQERLKDIPVLSRFSFVRYKEHLMKEGYAVSTINKKINSLKVYNDFLRTKGVVHESFIQLKRDRIKIAVGSEESVDALSEEQVEKLLFYVENRNKVSTRNKLIVYLLLYTGVRVSELVGIQLGDIDFLTSHLKVVGKGGKRREIGLRQDVLRIVRQYMKEERSESVFHHSGYLLVSQRAEKLHRDAVRDWLAKISKELGFDMYPHLFRHTFCTRLLKKGVDLTTVSKLAGHSSVNMTAKFYIQTTRKEKMDAVQLL from the coding sequence TTGGAAATAGTTGATTTTGAAAAGTGGTTGTTTGCGGAGGGAAAAGCAGTCAAAACAACCGAGTCATATGTAGGTGATGTCAAAGGATTTCAAGCTTATTTACAAGAGAGGTTGAAGGACATTCCAGTCCTATCACGCTTCTCTTTTGTCAGATATAAGGAACATCTGATGAAGGAGGGTTATGCCGTTTCAACTATCAACAAAAAGATTAATAGTCTAAAGGTTTACAATGATTTTCTAAGAACCAAGGGAGTTGTACACGAGTCATTCATCCAATTGAAGAGAGATAGAATCAAAATAGCTGTTGGAAGTGAGGAATCGGTGGATGCTCTTTCAGAGGAACAGGTAGAGAAATTACTTTTCTATGTGGAAAACAGAAACAAAGTTAGTACAAGAAACAAGCTGATTGTCTATTTGCTTTTATATACGGGTGTTAGGGTGAGCGAGTTAGTGGGCATTCAACTAGGAGACATTGACTTTCTTACGAGTCATTTGAAAGTAGTGGGGAAAGGCGGAAAGAGACGGGAAATCGGACTTAGACAGGATGTCCTGCGAATAGTAAGGCAATACATGAAGGAAGAGCGTTCCGAGTCTGTTTTCCACCATAGTGGCTATCTATTAGTTAGCCAGAGGGCAGAAAAATTGCACAGGGATGCAGTACGAGATTGGCTAGCTAAAATATCAAAAGAATTAGGATTCGACATGTATCCACATCTATTCCGTCATACCTTCTGTACCAGATTGCTAAAAAAGGGAGTAGACCTAACCACAGTCAGCAAGCTTGCAGGTCACTCATCTGTAAATATGACTGCAAAGTTCTATATCCAAACGACAAGAAAAGAAAAAATGGATGCAGTGCAACTCTTGTAA